In Cumulibacter manganitolerans, the following are encoded in one genomic region:
- the pgl gene encoding 6-phosphogluconolactonase encodes MSVEVEVHADAAALARSAAGRLAASIAGTLADRPVAHVVVTGGSTGVAVLRAVRDRAQEIDWSRVHVWWGDERFVGHDDAERNDVQADDALLRHIDIPAAHVHRVAAADGPFGDDPDAAAAAYAEEIAAHAGDGDLLFDVLMLGVGEEGHTASIFPHSPASDDPRPACAVRGCPKPPPTRVTLTNGTLSRAREVWLMTAGAGKAEPVAAALGGADRHDIPAAGPRGAHATRWILDEAAASRLPA; translated from the coding sequence ATGAGCGTCGAGGTGGAGGTGCACGCCGACGCCGCGGCACTGGCCCGCAGCGCCGCCGGGCGTCTCGCGGCGAGCATCGCCGGCACGCTGGCCGACCGCCCGGTCGCCCACGTCGTGGTGACCGGCGGCAGCACCGGCGTCGCCGTGCTGCGTGCAGTCCGCGACCGCGCCCAGGAGATCGACTGGTCACGGGTGCACGTCTGGTGGGGGGACGAGCGGTTCGTCGGCCACGACGACGCCGAGCGCAACGACGTCCAGGCCGATGACGCGCTGCTGCGGCACATCGACATCCCGGCCGCCCACGTGCACCGTGTGGCCGCCGCCGACGGGCCGTTCGGCGACGACCCGGACGCGGCGGCCGCGGCGTACGCCGAGGAGATCGCCGCGCACGCCGGAGACGGCGACCTGCTCTTCGACGTGTTGATGCTCGGCGTCGGCGAGGAGGGCCACACCGCGTCGATCTTCCCGCACTCGCCCGCTTCGGACGATCCGCGGCCCGCGTGCGCCGTCCGCGGCTGCCCGAAGCCGCCACCGACGCGGGTCACGCTCACCAACGGCACGCTGTCGCGCGCCCGCGAGGTGTGGCTGATGACCGCCGGCGCCGGCAAGGCGGAGCCGGTCGCCGCGGCGCTCGGCGGCGCGGACCGGCACGACATCCCGGCGGCCGGGCCACGCGGTGCGCACGCCACCCGCTGGATCCTCGACGAGGCGGCCGCGTCGCGGCTGCCTGCCTAG
- a CDS encoding glucose-6-phosphate dehydrogenase assembly protein OpcA, translating to MTTLWDTTGTAVVKALAAERRTGGAVTSGNALTLVVVVDEKYIADAERAAAQAAATNPCRLLIVVRRELDAPQPRLDAEILVGGRLGPGEAIVMRMYGRLALHAESVTLPLLAPDAPVVTWWHGPPPKVIATDAVGVYSDRRITDCGWLGDGAEGLQQRARDYAPGDTDLAWTRTTQWRSALASSFDSISDKPRSAKVLGSSSSPAALLLAGWLTRRLGVECRVKDTKRNIGQTGIGGVEITFGAKGSLTLLREGGDLIVDRSGQRAQRLSIRERDLGELLTEELRRQGADDTYAEALSSATGVPGLGDRHYLRTHIWVDPDQRATQATSKRIAKEAAAQIDEGPRTQRARSRGTAASR from the coding sequence ATGACCACGCTGTGGGACACCACCGGAACCGCTGTCGTGAAGGCGCTCGCTGCCGAGCGCCGCACCGGCGGCGCCGTGACCTCGGGCAATGCGCTCACCCTCGTGGTGGTCGTCGACGAGAAGTACATCGCCGACGCGGAGCGGGCCGCCGCCCAGGCCGCCGCCACCAACCCCTGCCGGCTGCTGATCGTCGTCCGTCGCGAGCTCGACGCCCCGCAGCCGCGGCTGGACGCCGAGATCCTGGTCGGCGGCCGGCTCGGTCCCGGCGAGGCGATCGTGATGCGGATGTACGGCCGGCTCGCGCTGCACGCCGAATCGGTGACGCTGCCGCTGCTGGCCCCCGACGCGCCCGTCGTCACCTGGTGGCACGGGCCGCCGCCGAAGGTGATCGCCACCGACGCCGTCGGTGTCTACAGCGACCGCCGGATCACCGACTGCGGGTGGCTCGGGGACGGCGCCGAGGGGCTGCAGCAGCGCGCGCGTGACTACGCCCCCGGCGACACCGACCTCGCCTGGACCCGCACGACCCAGTGGCGTTCGGCGCTGGCCTCATCCTTCGACTCCATCTCCGACAAGCCACGCAGCGCCAAGGTGCTCGGGTCGTCGAGCTCGCCGGCGGCGCTGCTGCTCGCGGGCTGGCTCACCCGCCGGCTCGGCGTGGAGTGCCGGGTCAAGGACACCAAGCGCAACATCGGCCAGACCGGCATCGGCGGCGTGGAGATCACCTTCGGCGCCAAGGGCAGCCTGACGCTGCTGCGCGAGGGCGGTGACCTGATCGTCGACCGCTCCGGGCAGCGCGCCCAGCGGCTGTCGATCCGTGAGCGCGACCTCGGCGAGCTGCTGACCGAGGAGCTGCGCCGGCAGGGCGCCGACGACACCTACGCCGAGGCGCTGTCGTCGGCGACCGGCGTGCCCGGCCTCGGCGACCGGCACTACCTGCGCACCCACATCTGGGTCGACCCGGACCAGCGGGCGACCCAGGCGACGTCGAAGCGCATCGCCAAGGAGGCCGCCGCGCAGATCGACGAGGGCCCGCGCACCCAGCGTGCCCGCTCCCGCGGGACGGCGGCGAGCCGCTGA
- a CDS encoding RNA polymerase-binding protein RbpA, producing MANGHVIRGTRVGSGPSGENERGQAAPRVRVEFHCSQGHSSTPTFAVGAEIPAEWDCPKCGLPAGQDPANPPSARSAEPYKTHIAYVRERRTDEDGAALLDEALQKLRARRGEA from the coding sequence ATGGCAAACGGACACGTCATCCGCGGAACGCGCGTCGGCTCGGGACCGAGCGGCGAGAACGAGCGCGGCCAGGCCGCGCCTCGGGTGCGGGTGGAGTTCCATTGCTCGCAGGGCCACTCCTCGACGCCGACGTTCGCCGTCGGCGCGGAGATCCCGGCCGAATGGGATTGCCCCAAGTGCGGGCTGCCCGCCGGCCAGGACCCGGCCAACCCGCCGTCCGCGCGATCGGCCGAGCCGTACAAGACCCACATCGCGTACGTGCGTGAGCGGCGCACCGACGAGGACGGCGCGGCGCTGCTCGACGAGGCCCTGCAGAAGCTCCGCGCCCGGCGCGGCGAGGCCTGA